TAGTTTCCTCTTCTTTTTGGCTTTGGCTCAATTTTACATTTTGCAGAAATTTGGGGATATTTGGAATGACAGCACACAGTCAAGGGAACAAGTTGAAGCAAACCTCCAAAGCAAGCAGGAGGCTGccttgagaagggaaagggcTTTGTCTTATGCATACACACATCAGGTAGTGCTTTCACATCATGCTTTAACAAGGGGTTCGTCTTACTGAACAAAGTATTACCATCTATTTTCTTAAGTAAAAAGATTGCTCAAGACCATATAAAGAGACAACAGCCTATTCCTCGACCAATGTAGGACACTTAACAAGCGCAAAGATTCGTTTTTTGACTTTGGGTGGCTTTGATACAGATCTCGTTAGTAGGACTTATATATTTGTAAAGTCTCTACTCTTGTGAACAAAACTTAGGACATTTACCTTCCTTTTTTCCTCTATGTTTTTTTGATGTTTCTATGGTGGAGGGAGGAATGGGCGTTTCTTGCATTTCATTTGGCATATGATAAACATCTACTTCGTCTATCTCAATTTATGTGTCATAGTTTCCTTTTTAGCATGTCCCAAAAAAAATGTCATATTTCCTTATTTAGAAACTATTTAACATTAAAATACTCACTTTACCCTGAATGAGATTATTTAcaaccatacaaaattttatGGCTTGTTTTAGATCGCAAGTTTCAAATTTCGTGCCTAGTCAAACGccttcacataaattgagacggGGGAGTTTCATTCAGTGGACTAATGAAGTTACTTTATGGCAAAACTTATTTCTTGTTACATGATGTTAATTATCCAAGACTTTTACACCAGAAAACACAGAGGCATCCTTCAAAAGCTACAAATCCGACATTCACAGACCCGAATAATCCCCAGTGGGGTTGGAGTTGTTTGGAGCGACGGATGGCTTCTCGTCTATGGGAAGATAAAAGTGCATTTGACAAAGAATTTAACAGTGTTCATAACACCGCAAAAATCCCAACCAACCATGCCACTTCTGTTGGTGAATTTGATCAATCTCGTCGTGATTTCCACCTTGACAATGTGCCTTCTCCAACCGCTCATAAACAAAGCCAATCACCATCAATACCTTGGCCAAAGCCAGTGAGAATAAGGCTAGCAAGTCCAAGGAGAAGTAGTAATGTAGATGGCGGCTCAAGAAGCATTGCCAGTGCTCAGTCGGATCGTGGAAGGAGGCATAGCATATCGTCAATTAGAGATCATGAAAGCCTCGCGAGATTCCCACATGTTCCTAGTTACATGGCAGTAAAAGAATCAGCAAAGATGATCAAGTTCCATTTACCAAGTCCATTGGGTTTCAAGCCAGAGAAGGGAACAGGTAATTCGGCCAAGAAATGATTGTCTTTTTCGACATCTCCTCGTGGTCCAAGGAGGCATTCTAATCCACAAAGTTAGAGATGTGAAAGGAAGTATTTTAGATAGCAAGTAACAAAGAAGAGAAGGCCTAATACATTGgcttttcttcttcataaactttCTCAGTGGAGTGCATACTGAACAAGTATTTTAGATAGCAAGTGACAAAGAAAAGTGATGCTCTTATCTTTTTATATTATTCTATTTATTCCTGTTTCTCTAGTGTGCATTATCAAAAGTTTAGATTGGATTACTGTTTTAGCCATTGCTGTTGTTTGTATATGAGGTTTCTATTTGTAATTGTTGTTGTCTCTCTGTAATTGAAACTTGATCTTAATTTATGAAGCCTTTTGGTTTATCATTAGTGTTGATTTCTGTTGCCTACTGTATGTCTAATTTACTATAGTCACGGGTTTGAGCTGTGGAAGCAGTCACTAATGTTTGCATCACTAGGGTAGGCTGTTTACATCACACCGTTTGGATGCAGTCTTTCCTCGGACCCTACGTGATCGTGGGATGCTTTGTGTTCTGTATGTTTACTGACTCAGTAACCATTCAAAATATGAAGTTTGCTCTCATCACAAATTGCACAATGCAAGTCATGGGGCTGTATTAGCCATTTACTTGGTAACCAAGTTGTTCTGTTTTCCAGAAAAAAGAAAAGTTTTCCTGGAATATATGAATCAAATTGAATAAAGACAGTTTCTTGCCCAAAACTCAACACTTTTATTGTCTAGATGAATTTATCGTACAAGAATCACCTCTAATAGGCAGACACTTGATTAAGTTGTTAAAGTTTGAAACTTGTAAAAATTTGTGACTACCATTGTGATATTCATGTAGTCACTTGCTTTCAGTTTCACATAACTTGTTAAAATTGGGTTGATaatactagttaatttgtttCAAGTTCATATACATGTGTCTTCATATATTAACTTTTGTTCATATACATGTGTCTTCATATATTAACTTTTATATAAAATTAGATACCTAGAGGAGAAATAGAATAAATAAAATTTCTTGAAATCACAAGTAGGGATGGGCATTCGGGTAATTCAGATTGGATATAAAAATTTCGTTTTGATTTTAGGCTTTCGGATTGAAAAAATTACAATCCAATTCTTATCAAAATAAGCTCCAGTTTGATCGGATTCTTTAAGTTTAGTTTCAGACTAATTGATTCcatatttcaaattttttattgTGAGCCTATAAATTGAGCATCTTCTTGATCTaattacaaaaataaattttcaaataaagTATTCATGTcaaattgtcctaatagttttTTATTCCCGCCACAATTATCCAAATAAAGTATATTAATGCAATCAATGAAATCATTATCAAGAAAATATAACAGAAGGACCTAAAAACTAATAAGCCTTACATAGTAAAATGATATCCAAATAGATTGTATTGTGATCGTGACTTGCTGATTAAAAATTATTAGATATATGAACTAACGTTTAATAGGCAGGGTATTTGACTTAAATAATATTGGACATATGAGTAGTGAGTTAATGTCTAATGGGCAAGGCTAAGTACAAAATgcaaaaacccaaaaaatacaaaatttggtTCAAATTTCGAGTTTGCACAAATTAGCCCACCCCTAATCACAAGTGGCTAAGAATGTGTTTTAGCCAATAGAAACTGAATAAGTGGTTTAGGACTTTGAGCATTCTTGGCCCAGCTGGTGCAAAGAGTGGGATAGTAGAGACTTGTACTAGCACTGATTTTGGATTAAATTTCAAGAAAGTGAATGGAAGTAGTTAAGATTATGAATCAGTGATGAGAGAGTTGTAACATCAATCCTATTAGCACTAATCCTTAGTTATAAGGAGGCACTAGGCATCAGAGTCAGCTTTTTCAATCTTCAATCTAACTTGAGTAATGGAATAATGAAAAACTAAGCTGTAGAGTGCTTGTAATGATCTTGAGTAAAATTAAAGATTTTGAATGATGCGAAGTAAAAGAAGCCCAGCTGTTATGGTAATTTGTGTCCATAATTGACGTATCGATGGctttgttttattttcctttacCTCAAAATTAGATTT
The sequence above is drawn from the Nicotiana tabacum cultivar K326 chromosome 13, ASM71507v2, whole genome shotgun sequence genome and encodes:
- the LOC142161637 gene encoding protein IQ-DOMAIN 3-like; amino-acid sequence: MGKKGSCFSAVKMVLCTKKKKKEKQNQKSRKWFPKQKSADWDSSSAHTTTTDPAAAPPTEQMRFVEAENEQNKHSYAGALATAVTACELGESKEEFAAIKIQTAFRGYLARRGFRALKGLVRLKKMIEGQSVKRQTTSALRYMHTLAHVQSETRTRRIRMLEDNMALPRHFQQKNEKEQEKLIAYKFGDIWNDSTQSREQVEANLQSKQEAALRRERALSYAYTHQKTQRHPSKATNPTFTDPNNPQWGWSCLERRMASRLWEDKSAFDKEFNSVHNTAKIPTNHATSVGEFDQSRRDFHLDNVPSPTAHKQSQSPSIPWPKPVRIRLASPRRSSNVDGGSRSIASAQSDRGRRHSISSIRDHESLARFPHVPSYMAVKESAKMIKFHLPSPLGFKPEKGTGNSAKK